AGTAATCCAAAGTGTATAAATGACTATATTACAAaactttatatcattttatagaGTAATCTTCTTGGTTACCGGTTCAGGCCTTTCTCTGGTTTAAGAGAAAATGAACCTCTGCTATGCAATGACTTTAAAAACTTTAGTACATTAGACTAAATAGTAAATAACCCACTTCAAACAAAGAGGAAAGATAGAGACAGATTCAATGCTATATATTCAATGCTACTTCTTTCATGGCAAGTGATGCTTCCTATTTATAGACTTTCACAATTGTTGTGTCTCTTAGTAAATACTGAGATACTCTCCAACTTTTGTACATATCAgtttgtatttctgtctgtatAGGGGGTGCATCAGTGTATAGTTCGGGTATATGACAGTATCCACAGCTTCAACACATTTTCTTACAGCTTCACATTTTTAAACAGGATGGCATTTAAGAGCGTATAACATTGCAGTGGCAGAGCCAGTATTAAATTATCTTGTCAGGAACACTTTTAAAATGGACTTTGAGTAGCCTATAATATAATGAAGTAATTTCACAAGGCATGTTTATAACTTAAAATCCGGGCTGTTCTGTTTACATCATGCACACTAtaatatttttgaaatattttttcttttatatcgtAACAACGTTCCAAACTTGATCTCGTTTCATCACTGATGTTCTGTTTAAACCGACTCTGTGTTTTCCCTTAAACCCAAGTGCAAGTATCATTAGAGGAGCAATTTTATGATTTGTTCCACTTGGAGACTTCATATGGATACTATACCAGAGGCGCTTTTCTATGGACAGATGGCTGCACAGTTGTTGAGCTTGAGGGTGAATGACTAGAAGAACAACAAGtttcttgaaaataaaaaactcaCGTCCTAAATGAACAGTTGCAGGTAAGCTAAAAAATACCTTGcgaatatgtaaaatattagtCAGAAACATGATAAATCATCAAAATGTATACACTTAATAGAAAATGACATAACATAGCTGCTGGCAGCTTCCATGACGTACTGAAATCTAAGACATGCATGCCAGTGTGGGATTTAACAAGTTGAAAGCTTTTAGTTTGTCACGTGATAGTAATAGCGGAGGCTGGAGATACATCTGTAGTGGGTTTTTTTGGCATGTCTTCAATATTAAGAGCACATTTCATTGTGTTATTAGATATTCATAGCTTGAGGTTTTGATGCTTTCAGACCTGTTGACTTGAGTCTGTACTAATGGAGGCTGCAGATTTACGTTGATCCATCATATATCccagtcagccataacattaaaaccactgacaggtaaagtgaataacattaTCTCATTACAATGGCACTTAGCAGGAGAAATTGGCAAGAATAAGGAGCTAAGCGACTTTGACAAGGCTGTTTTTTTTGCGTACTTTctggcttcttttttttcccccagtcaTTCAATAGAGGCTTAGGTCTTGTGATTGACTTGTCCGAGTCTTTTTTCCAAATGAAGTGCTTTATTTTGTTGGGTTATTCTCTTgttgcatgatgaagttcctccgaATTAAATTGGATGCATTTTTCTGTAAATTAGCAGACTGGATGTTTCTGAATCCATTCTGCTGTTACCGTCATGAGTTATATCATCAATAAAAATGAGTGAGTCTGTTCCAGAAATTGCCATGTAAGCCTAAAACTATGATCCGACCACCACGCATGGCAGCTGAGCTCAAATGCTTTGGATCGTGAGCAGACACCACACTTCACTTTCCATCACTTTGATAGAGATTAATGTTGGCTCCAGGTTTCTTTGGtttgtggctcatctctgtatttctttgcaaACTTCCAATTTAGGCTTCGGATTCTTGCCTctgatgagtggtttgcatcttgAAGTATGGCCTCAATATTTATACTCTGGAAGTCCTCTTCGAATGGCggattgtgataccttcacccTGCCCTAAGGAGCTTGTTGATTATGTCACTGACTTGTTTTGTGGCTCCGTTTCTTTTGACTGGTTGTTAAGTTAACTGTGGATTGCTTCattttttcaggacattccaaattGTGGTATTGGATATGCTAAATGATTGGACAATGGCTCTAATTAATGTTCCCTTCTTTTCCTCACCTTCAAACTGTATTGCTTTCCCCTCCTAGACTATTCTATGGTCTTTATGTTGGTGTATTCTTTTTCTTCACAGTCAGAACCCAGTGATTAAACCAAGAGTAGATATTCAGAGCTATTAAATGTTTAAGCAATCTAACAGGGCACACCTTTGCAACAAGAAACATACATCAGTCGCATGTTCTTGTATTTTTGATCAGTTGAAAAATGGGTGGGTTCAAACAAAAGTTGTaaatagatgtaaatatcaggaaatgaaagcattATCATAGCCATCTTTTGAACTCAGACCCAAATGtctttggtaaaaaaaaatataaaaatatataaagcagTTATCcgccactcttttttttttttaccatttcaataattctgtttttttctttttctttttgttaaataaaggtCAGAGAAAGGTTGCTGTCTGGCCAGAGACCTTATCTCATAATCTCACATACAGACAAGATGGTCAATGTAGCACCAGTCAAATGTTAACTCTTGATACAGCTCTCCCTACAGAGAACCATTCTGAGACATAATGGCAATCTGCTCTGGGTCGGGTCAGCAGCTACCAACGCTGTAATGCATATTTGGCTGAGCAGACAAAAAGAGATGGCCATCCTGACTGTGATAGCCAAGACCACAATATTAAGCCATGCAGTCAGTAATGAATTGAATAAAGTCGCTCTCTTTCATCTCTGGTGTGGCATTACAATAACAGCCTCTCAGCATTTGCGTAGCATGGCCTCAAAGGCtgggaatgaatgaatagattaCACAGGCATCAAAGTATAGCCAGCCAGTCAGCCAATGGCTAGTCTGTTATTCCATTCTGTCTTCTAATGACTTCTCTTTCTTGCAGATTCCTTCCTTCTGGTTCATTTTAAATAGTGTAACTAACatattatatgtaatataaagtCATGTGTCAACATTGTGTACAATGTATACGTAAATTAGGTATgttgtatatactgtaaatcCTGTATATGCAGTGAGATAGACCAGGAATaaatagtaatgtaaataaatctgaaatatatCTAGGTTTCTTTTTTGAAGTATGTATAACTTAAGGTACAAATTAATCTTTTACACAAAAACGCATATGAATAAAACGTATTTAATCAAATATCATAACTACATATTGTCATGTATCCTGTGTGGGTGGAAATGTTGATATGTTGAGCAAAAGACAGCCTTTCTTTGGTCTGTCcgtgttttctattttttaagaCATAATACGTGAGAGAGATAAGCATAACGTTCCTTGGAAGAAAGAAATGAGCGCCTTTCTAAACAAATAATGTAGGTTAGTCCTTATTTTTTTCTACTAAGTATATGTTTGCCCAGCATTTAATTCtacccttcttcttcttcttcttctttcggcttttcccttcaggggtggccacatcaaatcatctctctccacctatccatatcttctgcatcctcaacacttgcacccactagcttcatatcctcatttattacatccatatacctcctctttggccttcctctttgcctcctgcctggcagctccatgtccaacattctcctaccaatatactcactttccctcctctgaacatgtccaaaccatcttaatctggcctccctaactttgtcccccaaacgccCAAactgagccgtccctctgatgtactcgttcctaatcctgtccaaccgtgtcactcccaaagagaacctcaacatcttcagctctgctacctcctgCTCTGagtcctgtctcttcctcagtgacaatgtctctaaaccgtacagcatggccggtctcaccactgtgctgtacaccttccccttgattcacGCTGATCATTTAATTCTGCTGAATTCAAAAATTTAGAGCTGTGGCATTTTCAGAAGGCTGTAATCAATATATACTCTTTAGGTGCACTTCACTGTTCGTAGATATGCTGTTGACAGTTACTATGCAACATCTGACAGCACCCTATACCCCGTCTGTCACAGGACCACCACTGAATAGATTAGTTAAGTGGTGCATTCCATACATCATGCATCAGGCacagctggattttttttaagtgtctcagtgtcactgCTGAATTGAGGAGAGTCttccaaacaaaaataaatatccagTTGATGTTCAGCTATTGGCAGTCTTGTGGTGATTTATGCAAATTGGGCATGGTTTAATACAATGGTCACTTATTATATCACAGTGTATTAAACCCTACACCTGACACAAGAGCAGCAGCAACGGTTATCCTTTTCTTGGGCTGATAACGTAAGAACAGTCTACagatgtgtatatacatacaacTATAATAGCAAGGCTTGTAGGCAAATCAAATTCcagtgcattttttaaaaagggtaTTTATTATTCCCCCTGGTATTCTGGTATTCAAGTGCTGACCGCAATGGTGTGATTACAGTGCTCTGCTCTGCTCCTTCATGAATAAGCTGATCTCCCATGGATTTTTTTGGAAACACTCCCATGCACTCCTAAGCTGGAATAGGTGTACCTTTTCCAGTTGCAcactttcttccttcttttttgaACTGAAGCTTGTGTTACAATTTGAACCTTAAAAAATACTGCATTAAATGCAACTCATCTCGGCCCTTGTGACCCACCCATTTATTCTATTAAGAAGGGTGGTGTGCTTGattatatgtttattatgaatagCTGGCCCATGATTGGCTATTTCTGATCTTCTGCAAGCGCTTCCGTATAGCAACAAGCCACCCTTCCCTTTGTAGCCCCGCCCTCCCCCCCTTTATTCCCCTACTGTGGACTTTCACGTAGCAACAGCCCCTCGCGCAGCTCCATTCACGAGCTAGTTCCACACCCGCACATGGTTCTGCGTTAAAGAAGGTGTGCAGGTTAGATGAGATGATTTTATAAGACAGATAGAAATACCTGATATATTAACAAGATTTGCAATACATGAAGCAAATTCaaaatcaataaacaataaaatatatattgcgCTATTGCCCCCCAAAATAGACACGCGCAATACTGCACACTAAGCATCCATCTGTTGCTAATTAATGACTAAGGAGAAGCTTTTTGGGATTTATCATggccaatatataaataaataaagctatcCAAAATGGTGTCCGGGTTTTAGTAGTATGTGGTATGCAGCGTATAATAATAAGATATGCAGCATGCGGTTTGGGACGCAGCCTGTGTCTCCGGAGGAGCGCGCGCTGCTCGGCTACGCGTCAGGAGGAGCTGTAACCATGTGAACGGCTCGCGCACGATTTGCAAAAAACacggcaggttttttttttttttttgcggttTTCTAGCTCTTTGACCCGGGTCCCGGGTTTTATTTGGGCAGACATAGGCTCCGGTCAGCTGTAGAGCCAGGTCAGGTCGAGAAGACGtccacacacttcagtacagaaaGCAGCGGAGCTCTCCTGATTTACACTGACGGCGCCTCTGCCCACAAAGCGCTATTTTGGGAACAGACAGACTTTGACTCGTGTGCTGAGAGAACGATcctctccatgtgtgtgtgcgcgcgcgtgtgtgtgtatttgaaccTGAAATGCCTTGCTTGCAGTTGTGGGTGGATATCTGAACTGCCGTTAtgactatctatctgtctatctatctatctatctatctatctatctatctctgtctgtctctatctatctatctatctatctatctatctatctatctatctatctatctatctatctatctatctatctatctctgtctgtatgtctctatctatctatctatctatctatctatctatctatctatctatctatctatctatctatctatctctgtctgtctctatctatctatctatctatctatctatctatctatctatctatctatctatctatctctatctatctatctatctatctatctatctatctatctatctatctatctatctatctatgtctgtctatatctatctatctatctatctatctatctatctatctatctatctatctatctatctatctatctatctttgtctgtatgtctctatctatctatctatctatctatctatctatctatctatctatctatctatctatctatctatctatctatctctgtctgtatgtctctatctatctatctatctatctatctatctatctatctatctatctatctatctatctatctatctatctatctatctatgtctgtctgtctatatctatctatctatctatctatctatctatctatctatctatctatctatctatctatctatctatctatctgtctgtctgtctgtctgtctgtctgtctagtcTCTGTGTCATCATGAGCTCATTGGCTAAACAATCAGACTGTGTTTATGGCCACACATTAAaagtataattatttttaataattattttgctAGGAACAATTTAACCACAATGACTTTCCTGGATTGTCAATCTATCAATCTAACCAATCAatactataatcacaaactgaAGAAATGCATTATAATGTCTGTTGTAATGTTTTTCCTGTAAATAAAGCGTGAAGAAGGTTTGCTCACCTTGCTGTTGTGGTCAGTGGGGTCGGGGAATAGCTTGCTTCTGTGTCGGATCTGATTTTTGCGTGTTCATGTAGGACATCACACTTGTTGAGAAATTGGATGTTGCTGAAATTATCTCAGGGATGTTATATTGAGcattctgttattattattcaagcTACTTCATTACATGCAGCTTCACCAAGTCCAAAACATGCAGATTCTCATCATATGATGCTAGTAACTGCAAtgactactactattactactaatattactaaaaataatagtagtagtatcgttaatattaataataataaaagtctcATTAAGGTGGATAGGTGCCTGGATATCTCTGGTATGATTGTGTGGTGCGAGTGCATCAGATACAGCGATGTTGCTGCGCCTTTTTGACCTTGACCAGCACTTTAGACACTATATACACCTAGCTCCTCTTTTCCGATGCACAGCTAATCATCCTCTATCCCTTCATCAGAACTGTGTCATTGGCTGTATATTTGCTGAATAATGGACAGATTTTACAGATCTGGTTTGACACTGAAGTATTTAGAAACTCTATAGCAATGCTGCAAAatctgatcagctcaccagtgccacacacactcgcatgccATAATATCTGGTCAACAGTGTGGTACTTTTTCACAATATGTAGCTAGAACATAAGTTCCACAGttttaaggaaataaaataaagcactaTAGAGTGCTTGtatttctgtagctctgttaCTTGGGTGATCAGATAGGGCTGGTCCCTTTATGCGTAGAGCTCCCCTCCCATATCCTATCGCTGACTCACATGCGGTTGGATGTATGAGTAAACTCATTACAAGCTCACTCCTACTGCCCTTCTGCAGCTCTCTTGGGGCTATTGGTCATAGatcattataacattattaccATGTTGTGTAACATTGTTGGttgctaaatataaataaacagagatTGCTCAGCAAAGCCCTGCCGAAACTGGACGGAGCTTTCAAAGAAACTTTTTGGGTACCTTAACATGACACAGAAACTAAAGCCTTCTTAAATACAGTCACGCCCACCTTACTGCATCAACTCTGAAAATCAATACAGTCTGGATCAGTGACAATATTTTCTATAGTTCCTTATGACTGACATTGTCAGTCATCTGATTACATTGGGCATGATCAGCTTATAACAGTTACCTGTGTGTGGAAAGCGTCTGCACTATACTCGCTGTTTACTCACTGgtctcttctctccttctttgtgtgtgtgttgtagatgtGATGGAGCAGCAGAGGGTGATACGCTCCAGCTGCCTGGTGAGTGGTGTGCACACTCCTCCCATCCGCCGTCACAGCAAGCTGGCTACGCTGGGGCGTCTCTTCCGGCCTTGGAAgtggaggaaaaagaagaatgagAAGATGAAGCAGAGCTCCACAGGTGAGGGATGACATAAGAGAGGTCTGgggttttacattttaaattatgGTCTCATGATACACGTACAATACATTTCCAGCACGCAGTagaaaataaatagcaaaaactattaatattatattaaatagtaatattaataatactaacaaatagatttattttaagCATATCGAGTGctttgtgtttatgatgtatGACATCGCATATGATTAAAGGAGTAAAATATTGTGtgaaatagaaaaatagaaaatctTTTATATAGTACACTGAGACTGGGATCCTGCAGAACACCAGTGCTGGCTACTTGTACCAGCATGAGTGGCCACTCTATCCTCTTTAATTGAGATCATgagaaataaatgcaaaatctaaataaaatgaacatgtgtgtgtgtctatatagttATATTACAACAAGCTATATTATGTTGTATAATTCATGGTCCTAAACCTTATGTGCACATGTTCAAGCATTAATTAGTGTGACTAATttaaaactctgtgtgtgtgtgtgtgtgtgtagatgtggcCTTGGCCAGTGGCCTCCACTCTCTGAATATCAGCTCTCCCATTCAGAGTGTTTCGGACGCAGAGCTCCGGTTACCTGGCTCGCATGGGCCTATCCTCAGCATCAGCAGCATGGAGTATCTCAGCTCAGAACATGAGCATCTGCCTACTGGTGAGGGCCATTAGCAGCACACTCTAACCCATAACTCTTCAACAGTGTGGCAATATATGTCATtcattggggaaaaaaaacaagatattATCTCTGTGTGTATAAACCTAAACACATAATAAGACTGTACAGATGAAAATAGATTGCTTATAATAAAGATAGTACAGGAAAAGCTCTGCACATGTAATATTAAAGACATTTTGCAAATTTGTGAGACTTGCAAATTTAAGTTTTAATTTCTTCAGTCACCTTcatttcttcagtttctccagtCTTACATAAAGTACAGATTTTGTGAcaacataataaacacatttttttgtaaCTAGGGTAATTATTCTCGCAAACTATCCACTAAGGCGAATGGGTGGCCAGTGTTTTTTCCTACTGTACTGGCAGTTATGTGGGTCTGTTGAGCTTTAACAAACGTTGTACTCTTGCCTCTCAGTCCCTGATTCCATAGAAGATGGTGCAACAATAGAAGAGCCTAACAGCACTGAGGATGAGGACgacgaggaagaggaggaagagctCATTCCTGTAGATAACGATGAGTGCAGAGATGTTAATACagaggaaagagaggaagatgaagacGAAGTGCCTCAAAGACGGTCTCCTCTGAGTAATCATTGCATTCAGGTCGCTCAGCTTAACACTGAGGAAGGTGAGTTGGGTCGCATTAATATGGTTGAAGAAATATTTGGACAGCTGAAAGTGTTTcatatttgcatatatttttgtttagacCCTGCTAGCTTCACTCTCACAGCAGTGCCTCAGCCCAACACATTTCTCCCTAAAGAGGTGCCCAGGATCCCAGAAGGCCCTAGTCCTGTACTTCTCCGAGGGCCTTTTTCCAATGCAGTGAGTTCACCTCATATAGGAACACTGCATCCTCCTTTGCCCCCTAGCAGTATAATTGAGGAACTGCACCGTGCCCTGGCAACCAAGCTTCGGCAAGAAAGGTGAGTGAGGCTTACCCTGCTTTACTAGCTACCTCTATAGTGGTAGATTCAAGATTCAGCGTCTTACTCATCCAAGAGGCTGGCTCGAGGAGGTACATTTGTAGGGTGAGAAAATGAATGCACTATATTTAAGACCAATGATGCCTTAAGCTAAAGAAGGGAATGGGCAAGGTGGAGGAAGCTGGTTAGGCATAAACGTCTGTCATAAAGATTTGGATTGAATACAtggtatatatacatatatatatatatatatatgcccgCAGTATGGAGCGAGAGTCAAGTGGGGAGGTGGAAATCAGGAAAGAGGCAGAGGAGAATAAAGAGAACATGAGACAAAGCAACTGCTTCACTGATGCCTCAGGAATCATATACGACATCGACAGCTGGAACGAGTCTGTCATTTCTGGTAAATAGCTCTTTAAAATACACTATGTTAATATCCACAAAGATATGCTAATCATGAAATGGCACTGGTGACTTTTCTTTGCTTATGAATAATACCTTCCACGACACATAGGTACTTCTTGTGTCAGGGATATAACAGTATTTCCCAAAATCGGATGCACTTCTGTTAATACGGAGGCTTATATTGGATGTGCACTTTTACGCTAAGACACAAAGGAATATATATCTTTAGGTTTTGTGTAGGTTAAAATTGCCCCAGTTTAAGTTTCAACAAGCAGCTTTATGTATAACGTTGTTACACTTTAAAGTAGaggatgtgtttgtgtacaggcACACTGCCAAGGCGAATGAGAAAGGAGCTGCTGGCTGTGAAGCTGCGGAATCGGCCCAGCAAACAGGAACTGGAAGATAGGAACATCTTCCCTGTGCGCAGTGACCAGGAGAGACAGGAAATTCGCCAGCAGATTGAAATGAAGCTTGCCAAGTAAGTATTCACTACAGTAGCCCCTTGATTGCAATTCTGTTCAGGTCATAAAGTCTTGAAGGAGTCTAGGAAGGAGTAAAGAAAACTCAGTGGTATCAAAATAGAATGACCAAATGATTGCATTGCCTGTTTAAGCTATTAAATCAATCTTACGATgaataaagatttaaaaagtAGACCTTTAATCATTCCCAAACATAGCCTGTATTGTTTAAAAGATAGCTAATAAGTTGATGTAAACAGcatagagtgggactgtagatGAGCTGTGAAATTACGTGTTTTCttgtattttaaaagaaatgtttagtagatacaccgatcaggcataacattatgatataCTGAGTTgttcccccttctgctgccaaaaccggcctgacctgtcatgcactgtgtattctgacaccattctatcagaaccagcattaacttcttcagtaatctgagcacacgggtcagccttctctccccacgtgcatcaatgagctttggccgcccatgaccctgtcaccggttcaccactgttccttccttggaccactttcgatagatactgaccactgcagactgggaacaccccacaagagctgcagttttggagacgctctgatccagtggtctagccatcacaatttggcccttcgtcaaactcgctcaattccttacacttgtccatttttcctgcttctaacacatcaactttgaggacaaaatattcacttgctgtctaatatatcccacccactaacaggtgccatgatgacgaGATCATTagacttattcacttcacctctcactgctcataatgttatgcctgatcagtgtacatgcaATACAGTCTATATCTTCCCTTGCACTGAGGGACTGCATTTACAGTATAGTATTTTTTAGAACTGCACGCTTGTGACTTTTTCATAACGGAAGAGTTTAACTTACCCTAAACTGTTATACCAATTATTATTTGCCTGCAAAATGTCACATACATATAATACAgtctttattgtgtgtgcactgcaaGTGCTGGAGTGAGAAAATTGAATGGGTTTTTATTTCTAACTGCAAATTAAAACACAATATTTTCAGTCTTTTTTAGAAGGTTGGGAAGTAAgatcatttttgctttgtgcaaATATAAACCACCAAAATCCAATTTTCACACGAATTCTACTTCATATCAAGCACCTATACAAATATGCTTTTATACATAACAATACACAATGCTGAAAATGCATGCCATTCTTGGTATTTCTCACCAGTGAATGAAACACTTATATATTCTTAGAAGAGACTGTTGAGCCTTACtatatactatttatttattaatattttgccCAGAACATATGCCTGATATTAGATCCTGTTTTGCACTGGAAGCAGCTGTGAGAGGCAAAAGAAAGAGATTTTGTTCACATTGGCTGTATGCAGATTGGGTATATGCATatatcaagtcaagaagctcaTTTCAACTATATATAGCGGACGCAGtagacagtgaaatgaaacaacaacaaGGACCATGGTGCTATATAA
The DNA window shown above is from Hemibagrus wyckioides isolate EC202008001 linkage group LG15, SWU_Hwy_1.0, whole genome shotgun sequence and carries:
- the phactr3a gene encoding phosphatase and actin regulator 3a codes for the protein MASSDDKCMLHRGRSQSDPNILSESGIDSTHSADVMEQQRVIRSSCLVSGVHTPPIRRHSKLATLGRLFRPWKWRKKKNEKMKQSSTDVALASGLHSLNISSPIQSVSDAELRLPGSHGPILSISSMEYLSSEHEHLPTVPDSIEDGATIEEPNSTEDEDDEEEEEELIPVDNDECRDVNTEEREEDEDEVPQRRSPLSNHCIQVAQLNTEEDPASFTLTAVPQPNTFLPKEVPRIPEGPSPVLLRGPFSNAVSSPHIGTLHPPLPPSSIIEELHRALATKLRQESMERESSGEVEIRKEAEENKENMRQSNCFTDASGIIYDIDSWNESVISGTLPRRMRKELLAVKLRNRPSKQELEDRNIFPVRSDQERQEIRQQIEMKLAKRLSQRPAVEELESRNILKQRNDQTEQEERREIKQRLNRKLNQRPTVDELRERKILIRFSDYVEVAKAQDYDRRADKPWTRLSAADKAAIRKELNEFKSTEMEVHASSKHLTRFHRP